acagtctgtgaagcctgaccggCCTTTGGCCACAACCTTTTtcgcacgttcttgtcgtacatgatccaattctcatcaccagttataagcttcttcaaaaatggttcggtttcattacgtcgtaataaagaatcacaaatgagtacacggttcattCGGTTTCTTTTagtgagctcgtgaggtacccaaatatccagctttttcgtgtacccagtttttttcaaatgcgccaatactgttttgttgtcaactcccagttcttcagctacgctgtaactactgatacgccgatcttgctccactttttcaaaaatggcatccattttatccgtaaCAGGGCGACCAGAGTGAGGTGCATCTTTAATATCAAATTTTccgcttaaaccaaatttgtgctaGTCTCATAGACGCTGCACTAGgtccataaacatcgcaaatttttttcgcgtCTTGTGTTGCATTTTtgccttttttgtagtaaaattttaaaatgtattgaatttctttattggattcactcatcttcacagtacgataaacaaataaaaattacacattttcctaatttgaatttggaattatcttcttttaaattaaaactttttatgctaccaaaaccagccatatacaaatagtatagcgaTAGAGATTTAATACAagttcaaatatattttaatgcgaAAACTTGACTTTGTCTGctgaataaatttttatgtgGCTTAGATAAAAATTGATCCAGCATTTTCCAGGAAAATGTTTACAggctaaataaaatacttactccACTCCTTGTGACCTAAAAAAATTGCTTGCTTAAAAATGCTTTATAAAGTATACTAAATGAAGTAGCCCGTGTATTTGACAGTGTTTGTTTCGGTTAAAAATCTTTCAAAAACCTTTTTTTCCTTGCTTGTTAGAAGTAGTAGTAGTGGCTAGATAGTATTCTCTACACATCTCTAGGAAGCTACGTCTATTCGGAATTTTCGCAAGATCGGTTTAGCTGGTAAGTTGTGCTTTGGTAACAAAGATTTTTAGAAATCCCGCTGGAACGTTACCTAAGTAAATATTTCATGGAATAAAAGTATATCATGTCCACTTACGACACGTAAGTTTTACATTGGCCAAATGTCGTCAAAATCAATAGAGTGGTTGAGCGGTCTTAAGTCAAGAAAGAACATTAACAAAATAAGTAGGGTAAAGTTGAGTTATAATAACTGTAGAACTTTGAACGTACGCATACGTGCTAGATTGGGCGAACGGCCAATTCTAGGTAGAAATTAGATCCGGACATAAATTCACGTGGGACACTCTTCTATCTTCTGTGTGATCTGGCAGAGAGATCCGTTATCCCAAAGTTATTTATATCCGTTCTAAAGCACATATTCTGAAATTTAGGTTGGTAAAAAATCGGTGTAATAAAACATGGAACGTATTTAACACATCCAAAATTTTGTAGTCGATCCAGTTGGTACTAGTAGCGCAAGATCATAAAGGACAACCATTGATGCTACAAGTTCTCAGCGAATATAGCAAATCAGTGCTCTTAAAGATCAACatccaaaaattttaaatatttggtgAATCAAAAGCTGCACTCACAACTGTTTGTGCTTTTTTGCTTATTCGTTGAACCGTGCCTTGCGTACTGCCAAGCGTATTCAAAACAATACTCTGGTAGCgaataataaaactgttgatgttgaaaattaatcattttaattaatcCATATTCCATCAGTCCTGATGCCTCGTAATTTACTCGAATGCCCCATTGACTATGTTAATTAGAACGTAAATTGATATTTCCTGTTCggcatattatatgttttttcccCCTCAATCTGCAAATGCCTCAGTGGTCTGGCAGTTAGCATGGTTGGCTTAAAAACACGAATCCGAAGTGTGATTCATATGGTTGATTGATTGGGTCGATTCTGTCAAAACAATTATATGCATTAGTCTGGAGTTGGAGTTACGTGAAAGATTATGTCTATGGGAGCACGATAAGCGTCGAATTCCGGGTAGTACAACTCACATGAGAGGTACTTATTGCTAAAACAATGCAAAAACCTGCCTAAACGACTTACAGCAGCGAGCACGGTGCTTTTAAGTATGTCCTCATTTCTGAGTTTATCACGAAAGGATAGCTCGCTAAGTGAAGCCGAACCAAAAGTTATAACTGGTAACCAATTAgatgtaataaaacataattttgtgacaTAACATTACATGTGAATCCGAATACGTTGGGTTTAAAACGGTTCATATTCCATGAGGATATTTTTTTGCTACATTCAATTAAATAAGCAATATGCAATTTTACTGCTCATTAAAGCAAGCTTAATTACAGTCGGGAATAAgcaattattgtttataatttcgaTTTGCATAGTTTATTTATGTGCACTGTGGTCTTATTGATAATTTATACGAATCAAGCTGAGCCGCCCTGGGGCTTCGCATGACTGACCTTATGTATTAAGGCCCGACTCTCAGAAGAATAAACCCAGTTCGCAATTAATTAAAAGCCATTCAAGAATCTAATTATACAGTCAGATTATGTTTCTCTGAAAGATTAATTCTGTGATCTACAAAATTTAGAGAAATCAGAGTGAAATATAAGTTTTAAGTGTTAATCTAGGCTAGTTGTAAAAGCTGAGTTTACCAACGTCTCTAGGCTGATGCAGAAAGACCGAAATGTTCGCATCCTCCTCGTTCTCATTATAAATGCCCATCTTTTTttgcactgacctctattatacttctatagtatagtagtagataatatataatcatTGCTTTTTTGGCAATGGACTGCGGCAATCGGTTGCGTAAACTCCCGACTATATTTCTTGCGACCTACGTCTCTTCTTCCAGATAACTTTCCCATTGTTTTTATACTAGAGAACTATTAGCTGAAAGAATTTTTAGAAAAATGCATGCGTGCCTAAGCAAATTCGGTAAGCTTTGTAAGCTACTGTGCAATTCTAATAAACACAACCCCCCGTGCTGCGTAGCGTGCgtgttgcgtagcgtaggtactatgcacgtgtcggtttTTTACTCTAAAGTAAAGTTGTTATAAGTAAACGCTTagattgttttgaattagtttatatggaaaattaaacatgcttcttttaattttatatttttactgggtgattccttatgaaatatatttatgaacccttcaacagtatatcgttattcgtttacacgttgtatgttgCTAAAAGgtgttgatattattttaaacttgttCAAGAGATTACTTAAcagattaaaacaaaaagtggcAATTTGCaatctcattttatttatatgcattgtttgttagtaataaatattcatttataatgaGCACTACTGGATAACTGTATTGGGTAAGATTTGTACaacaatatttaaacttatggaaTTTTGATAGAAGTAAAACAAAACGGtgcattataaattatttatcacatgaatttattctttataattttttcaccATGATCCTCAAACTGCTTCTTTTTTATCCAAATTTTTTCGGCATCTGGCAATCCTGCAAATGTCGCTCCGCCTAACCACGCAACAGCATATGGTTCGGACGAAGTGAGAACTGTAACAGGGTTGTCAATCGCGCCCTGTAATTCAATCCGTAATCTCTCATTTATCCCCGGTACGGTTGACATTCCCCCACAGATTACAATGGCTTCACATAATTCCGATCTCAACTCAGCGTCACATTTCAGTGCAGCTGTGACCACGGCGTCATGTAATGGTAgacaacttttattattatcgttAAGTATACCTGGTTGGAAAATTTGCTCCACAGCCATAAAAGCCTCATTGCTAACATCTATTTCATCACCACTTGgtaatttgtatatttgtttccGTATTGACATAGCACAGTTAGGAGTAGCATATAAGCATTGGTTTTTTATATCCTCGATGTCTTCAAGAGAACGAATTTCTTTCAAGAGATTACGCTCCCctagagatttttttatataatcagaTATTTGAAAACCAGCTATACCTGTTTGCATATGAGCATAGTGGACTATACTGCCTTCAAAAATTGGTACTATATCTGTTGTATCATAACCAATATCTACACAGATACCTGTTGTTAAACCAGATCCGTACATCGACAATACGGGCTGAGACTGAATACAAAGTGCAGGACAGTTTAGAGTCTCAAAGAAAATTTCACAGCATTTTACTCTGtaagaaaaatgttaaaaagaaaCTTTAGCTTGTATTTGTTTGTAACTTCAAACAATTTACAAGAAAGTCACTTCGTAAAAttggtattattatttagaatacCAAAACAATAGATGTACAAATGTATCGAAACTTCTATAACctgtaaaatattttgcaataaaataacataatcaaTCGAagaaaaattatagttatcaatTACAGTACTTTTCTGACATGGTTGACGTCGCTCCACAGGCTAAGATAACAGCACGGTCTTCTGGCGCGACTTTTAACTCTCGATAAAATACATGGTGCCAAATCCTTTCCATATTGTCCCAGTGCTCTATTTTACCACGCACTACGGGATGGTCGACCTCCAAGTTCACAACTTTCGCTGCTGCTTCATCACCTATGTAAACGTCGTAGTATTCACGTCCATACCCCCCGTTCAAGTAGTTGGGTCGCCCAACGAGTGTGCGAAAAATGGTTACGGGATGGTTGTCGCATGAGAAACcagcttttatattaaaactgccATTATCAATCACAACAGAAGGTTTTTCAAAAGACCTGTAAGTttagtgttatttaatttcacatttcttaattgtttttttcatttgaatacGTGTATTAATCGTAGTAAAGTAAACCtacatttaacataaataatgtcCTTTATTCTTCCTTGATCAATTTAACTTGTGACATAACTACTCATTTTACGCCTACGtgtctttttttctatttatttgcgAAAATTTGGTGATAATGGACTAAATTCTCTTTTTTCATAGTTCTCGTACCCGACCTCTATAATAGATCAATGGTTCAAGCTCACTTCAAGCCACTGAACTCTATTATTGCACTTTCAGCAAATGTATGATTTTCATCGATGTTACCCATgtccaaagaggatacaaacactaagATATACCGGCAACTTCAAATGCATGGAATATATTCAATATCAGTTGTGCTTGGTTGTAAAAAGGTAGCAAATAATACCTACTCCCCACGAATAGGTCTGGCgagcatttaaaaattataggtttatattatttcaacatATAGTTTAGTAAAGCAATTGAAAGTCATCTCTCTGTTTCAGGAAACAAATTGAAAGaggaatttttgaaaatattattaaaattaagaaattataaaactactaTACTGATAAAAACCCTACTATATAACTTTACGATATTggtttaaaggaaattaaaaGACCACGAGAAGAAGAGACAGTTTTAACAACTGTTTGAATattaaccgattttttttttgtgtaagtcTAGTAATGTCCGGCGACTTCGTCTGAATGCATGTACTTCCGAGCAAAAAGGAAtcctagttatatatatatatatatatactagcggaccccagcgccatctgtcgggctgatttgtgaatctaaaccatccagggtgccacccaaacgcataccgaaaaattcattcaaatcggtccggccgtttaggaggagttcagtgacatacacacgcacacaagaaatatatatataaagatataggaTTCCTTTTtgctagatatatatatatatatatatatatactacctgttgcccgcgacttcgtctgcgtttgattttgtttttaaagtattcagtatcgctaagccttaaatgagtatagttgtatatacatataacatgtgactgtcaattaattatagacaaataatttgcaataaaataaaattgtgactataattaaagatctaagctatcctatctcttaagttggaccagactgctcacggtgtgccaatttaatttaaaatcggttaagtagtttaggagtccatcgcggacaaacatcgtgacaggagatttatatatattaagatatatatatatatataaatattttatcattatcaatagCCTGTTAACGTTCCCTAGCTGGACAGAGGTCTCCTAACTCATAGGTGatagggttttagagcatagagtCACCAAGCTTTTGCAGTGCGTGTTGGCGGTCTTTAACGATTAGGTTACGGGGTAAACGTGGAGGTAAGAGAGGGAACTCCGACAAACGTGGAAGTGACGGCAAAGTGGTTTATATACTAAAatgtcatatatttatttactcagGTATAGTTTAGCTTTAATTAACTTTCTTAAAATCGGTTTAGCATCTAGTTCAGCAGAtaattcatcacaaaaacaaaaatccgGTATTGAATTGGATGGCTCTTGTTTCGAAATAGAAGtgaatacctacctatatagaaatgctaaaatggatataaaattaaaataattattaagtaaattataaagtttaataaaatttataatgaacTTTTTCCACTCCAACATCTTCATATTCCTTTCTCGTCATCGAGAAACCTGTCGTTGACTTTAGCGAGGCCAAGATAGATCCGCCAGCCTAAATAGAATAATGTCTCGTGGGCATTGCATCAACATTCGCCCTTATTCCCGGTAACTCACTAACCCTCCTAGATAATTCAACACTTAAACGTTCTGGCAACCCTTTAAACATACTTGACCCTCCAGAAATTACTACATTATCGaaaaataatgctttataaTCTATATCGCATTTTTTTATGCTGGAGCAGATAGCATCCACTATATTAGGACAACTTAACCCTTGTAAAGAGGGCTGAAACATAACTTCAGGGCACTCGAATCTTTCTTTGCCTACAAGAATATGCTGACCATCTGGAAGATTAAATTTGATAGTATCtcttgaagttttttttaattcttcttcaTAATCAATGGCAACATAACACAGATCAGCCtgaaatataatacatatcattaaaaaaacataaataagttttatcttacctaggtaggtatataaatctTTTAACTAAACTACGAGTAAATTGGCTagtcttaaaataatactaacgTTATcttcaaataacaataaaagggatcccattattaattgtttttttcactacttatttaaaacaacttttataCTCTGTCTGTAgcctggtgggaggtttcggccttGGCTAGCTACCaatttaccgacaaagacgtgctgctaagtgatttagcattccggttcgatgtcgcgtagcaacGGATTAGGGGTATTGGTATAATATAACTCCAATACTCCTAttaggttaacccgctaccatcatgtgagattgtggtcaagggcaaacttgtagcaCAATAGAAAACAAATGGATACGGATATTTGTGTGCAGCAAATTGTCTGGCTGTTACGATTTATTTTACC
The sequence above is a segment of the Pararge aegeria chromosome Z, ilParAegt1.1, whole genome shotgun sequence genome. Coding sequences within it:
- the LOC120636434 gene encoding actin-like, with amino-acid sequence MSFEKPSVVIDNGSFNIKAGFSCDNHPVTIFRTLVGRPNYLNGGYGREYYDVYIGDEAAAKVVNLEVDHPVVRGKIEHWDNMERIWHHVFYRELKVAPEDRAVILACGATSTMSEKVKCCEIFFETLNCPALCIQSQPVLSMYGSGLTTGICVDIGYDTTDIVPIFEGSIVHYAHMQTGIAGFQISDYIKKSLGERNLLKEIRSLEDIEDIKNQCLYATPNCAMSIRKQIYKLPSGDEIDVSNEAFMAVEQIFQPGILNDNNKSCLPLHDAVVTAALKCDAELRSELCEAIVICGGMSTVPGINERLRIELQGAIDNPVTVLTSSEPYAVAWLGGATFAGLPDAEKIWIKKKQFEDHGEKIIKNKFM